A region of Candidatus Delongbacteria bacterium DNA encodes the following proteins:
- a CDS encoding DUF4419 domain-containing protein: MKRTVDLIIFLMLTLICESQEIQRTEKYIAFSVEDVLPTENANFTKMKKSYLEIFTKKCGEGIEAWSEKDQMLIETTFHPFVNALHYAYSEHTPFTISPDMIWLLIAQGFANHINENSEELKELLVDFEGKKVLEVSRDHFEKGSKKNNWQDVFPEFSSQIAKFTGKELIDLVTPKFSTTGAIEKAAFEISLLDALQSYFIYKVSSRCGINDIRLEGCTADWELVLENTKELRKYNLDWWVDKLVPVLEEFVKASNGNVDKKFWTEIYKYESGSGGEKITGWIRLFFPYIKVKGEPNLNTRSIAQIMEEDNVSKEKAYRISNEEINTTLEVIIPHTNFGQSLDSDSFSKGISKATFYWWYFGKIFQMEFLAGFIGATQDINDLAIRPEIGWAIRDTGKTGVKEEDSEYREEIER, encoded by the coding sequence ATGAAAAGAACTGTTGATTTAATAATTTTTCTAATGCTTACGTTAATATGTGAATCACAAGAAATTCAAAGAACAGAAAAGTATATCGCATTCAGTGTAGAAGATGTTTTACCTACAGAAAACGCAAACTTCACGAAAATGAAAAAGAGTTATCTTGAAATTTTCACAAAAAAATGTGGAGAAGGTATTGAAGCTTGGTCAGAAAAAGATCAGATGCTTATAGAAACTACATTTCACCCTTTTGTTAATGCACTTCATTATGCATATTCTGAACACACCCCTTTTACAATATCACCGGATATGATTTGGTTATTGATTGCTCAAGGATTTGCTAATCATATAAATGAAAATTCAGAAGAGTTAAAAGAGTTACTTGTAGATTTTGAAGGGAAAAAAGTATTAGAAGTTAGCAGAGATCACTTTGAAAAAGGATCAAAAAAAAATAACTGGCAAGATGTTTTTCCGGAATTCTCAAGCCAAATTGCAAAATTTACCGGTAAAGAGCTAATTGATTTGGTTACTCCAAAATTTTCAACTACAGGTGCTATAGAAAAAGCAGCATTTGAAATTAGTTTGTTGGACGCATTGCAAAGTTACTTCATTTATAAGGTGTCATCAAGGTGTGGAATTAATGATATCAGGCTAGAAGGATGTACTGCTGATTGGGAGTTGGTTCTTGAAAATACAAAAGAATTAAGAAAATATAATCTAGATTGGTGGGTAGATAAGTTAGTTCCTGTACTTGAAGAGTTTGTAAAAGCATCAAATGGAAATGTAGATAAAAAATTCTGGACCGAAATTTATAAATATGAAAGTGGAAGTGGTGGGGAAAAGATAACAGGCTGGATCAGACTATTCTTTCCATATATCAAAGTTAAAGGTGAACCTAATCTAAATACCCGTAGTATTGCTCAAATAATGGAAGAGGATAATGTATCAAAAGAGAAAGCTTATCGGATTAGTAACGAAGAAATAAATACTACACTAGAGGTAATTATACCACATACTAACTTTGGACAAAGTTTAGATTCAGACAGTTTCTCAAAAGGAATATCTAAAGCAACATTTTATTGGTGGTATTTTGGTAAAATTTTTCAAATGGAATTTTTAGCTGGTTTTATTGGTGCTACACAAGATATAAATGACTTGGCAATCCGACCTGAAATTGGATGGGCAATTAGAGATACTGGTAAAACTGGAGTTAAAGAAGAAGACTCAGAGTATAGAGAAGAGATCGAGAGGTAA
- the frr gene encoding ribosome recycling factor — translation MEKVKIVVDKAGSAMEKSVEHLRSELEKMRAGRATMHTLDPVKVDNYGQLVPISQVATISIPEPRLIVITPWDKSKIKEIEKGIINSGLGFNPSSDGSVVRVIIPALTEETRKDIVKQVKKLGEAAKVAIRNIRKEANADLDKLVKEANVSEDRRDNEKITIQELTDKLSKHVDEMLKVKENDIMKV, via the coding sequence ATGGAAAAAGTAAAAATAGTTGTTGACAAAGCTGGTAGTGCTATGGAAAAATCTGTCGAGCATTTGCGAAGCGAATTGGAAAAAATGAGAGCTGGAAGAGCTACAATGCATACTCTCGATCCAGTAAAGGTTGATAATTATGGTCAACTGGTACCTATTAGTCAGGTTGCAACAATTTCAATACCTGAACCAAGACTTATAGTTATAACACCTTGGGATAAATCAAAAATCAAAGAGATTGAAAAAGGTATTATCAATTCCGGTTTAGGATTCAATCCATCTAGCGACGGAAGTGTTGTAAGAGTAATTATCCCTGCTTTGACAGAAGAAACCAGGAAAGATATCGTCAAGCAAGTTAAAAAATTAGGAGAGGCTGCTAAAGTAGCTATAAGAAATATTAGAAAAGAAGCAAATGCTGACCTAGACAAACTTGTGAAAGAGGCCAATGTAAGTGAAGATAGAAGAGATAATGAGAAGATAACAATTCAAGAGCTTACAGACAAACTTTCTAAACATGTAGATGAGATGCTTAAAGTAAAAGAAAATGATATTATGAAAGTTTAA
- a CDS encoding LytR C-terminal domain-containing protein: MPVIRNTKHYVPKKEKKDNSDRFRMNLIILILVIQTFFLFGTKSESVLKLFSSVPEKIAKLVPDNKVFAEDTLQAKTSFSQNMVIIKPSSDKTASSNNFEAPEDEHKINISRAIRVNIQNGCGVSGLASKWSNILIDAGFDVRSTGNADRTNRSALISRVDDLNYAKYLAKKLGIKEENIITKFDKNYPDVDVTLILGNDYKTLNTDF, translated from the coding sequence ATGCCTGTAATAAGAAACACAAAACATTATGTTCCAAAGAAAGAGAAAAAAGATAATAGCGATAGATTTAGAATGAATCTAATTATTCTAATTTTAGTAATACAAACTTTTTTCCTGTTTGGTACAAAATCAGAATCTGTTTTAAAACTATTCAGTTCTGTTCCTGAAAAGATTGCTAAACTGGTACCAGACAATAAAGTTTTTGCAGAGGACACTTTACAGGCTAAAACATCCTTTTCACAAAACATGGTAATTATTAAACCTTCGAGTGATAAAACAGCAAGTTCAAATAATTTTGAAGCTCCCGAGGACGAACATAAGATCAATATTTCAAGAGCAATCAGAGTTAATATACAAAATGGTTGTGGTGTTTCTGGTCTAGCCTCAAAATGGAGTAATATTTTGATTGATGCTGGTTTTGATGTCAGATCTACAGGTAATGCAGATAGAACTAATAGATCAGCATTAATTAGCAGAGTTGATGATCTGAATTATGCAAAATACTTGGCTAAAAAACTTGGTATTAAAGAGGAAAATATTATAACAAAGTTTGATAAAAATTATCCTGATGTGGATGTTACTTTGATTCTCGGAAATGATTATAAGACATTAAATACTGATTTCTAA
- a CDS encoding NTP transferase domain-containing protein: MTKLATIILAAGKGTRMKSDLPKVLHTINNKPLVHYVIEQAKGLDSEKIVLIVGYKGESVVESTESLGVDYAWQLEQLGTGHAVMMAEENLRSFDGNILILCGDVPLLSVKTLKELERNHELSKNAVTVLTTKLENPFGYGRIIKDANSSIKKIVEQKDGSEEELSVNEINSGVYIVDKNMLFSALSEVKAENMQKEYYLTDIIEILIKRGLNAGTFCTLDSMEIMGINTIEQLNEAKVELTRR, encoded by the coding sequence ATGACAAAATTAGCTACAATAATTTTAGCAGCTGGTAAAGGCACTAGAATGAAGTCCGATTTACCTAAAGTTCTTCATACTATTAATAATAAACCTCTCGTTCATTATGTAATTGAACAGGCTAAGGGATTAGATTCAGAAAAAATAGTTTTAATTGTTGGTTATAAAGGTGAAAGTGTAGTGGAATCTACTGAAAGCTTAGGAGTCGATTATGCATGGCAATTGGAACAACTGGGAACTGGTCATGCAGTCATGATGGCTGAAGAGAATTTGAGAAGTTTTGATGGAAACATTCTTATTTTATGCGGTGATGTTCCTCTTTTAAGTGTTAAAACTTTAAAAGAACTTGAAAGAAACCATGAATTATCAAAAAATGCTGTTACAGTTTTAACTACCAAGTTAGAAAATCCTTTTGGTTATGGAAGAATTATTAAGGACGCTAACAGTTCAATAAAGAAAATCGTTGAGCAAAAGGACGGTTCAGAAGAAGAATTATCTGTTAATGAAATCAACTCAGGAGTATACATTGTTGATAAAAACATGCTTTTTTCTGCTTTAAGCGAAGTTAAAGCTGAAAATATGCAAAAAGAGTATTATCTTACTGATATAATCGAAATTCTGATAAAAAGAGGATTAAACGCAGGAACTTTCTGCACTCTTGATAGTATGGAGATTATGGGAATAAACACAATTGAGCAGTTAAATGAAGCAAAAGTTGAGTTGACCCGAAGATAA
- a CDS encoding pantoate--beta-alanine ligase: MKILKSIEDVKNFVKPLKKADTIIGFVPTMGALHEGHLELGKNANQNCDILIYSIFVNPIQFGPNEDLDKYPRDLEGDIKKLETIGVDAIFFPSVEIMYPQGFLTEVYVKEMSKVLCGATRSNHFAGVTTVVTKLFNIVEADKAFFGKKDYQQFTILKKMVKDLNMNIELFGVDTVRESDGLAKSSRNMYLNEKERKSAVLLSKALFYVRDHVSEFSNSSHMLEVAKSIIESDGSFKIEYLDLRECETLKEISDFKPRMVLLVAARIGTTRLIDNIEIEMD, encoded by the coding sequence TTGAAAATTCTAAAATCGATTGAGGATGTTAAAAACTTTGTAAAACCTTTAAAAAAAGCAGATACAATAATTGGATTTGTACCAACAATGGGAGCACTTCATGAAGGGCACCTTGAACTTGGTAAAAATGCTAATCAAAATTGCGATATTCTTATTTACTCAATATTTGTAAATCCAATTCAGTTTGGTCCAAATGAAGATCTAGACAAATATCCTAGAGATTTGGAAGGTGATATCAAAAAACTTGAGACAATCGGAGTTGATGCAATTTTTTTCCCTTCTGTAGAAATTATGTATCCACAAGGCTTTCTTACTGAAGTTTATGTTAAAGAGATGAGTAAAGTTCTTTGTGGTGCTACCAGATCAAATCACTTTGCTGGGGTGACAACAGTAGTAACAAAATTATTCAACATTGTAGAAGCGGATAAGGCATTTTTTGGTAAGAAAGATTATCAGCAATTTACTATTCTCAAAAAAATGGTAAAAGATTTGAATATGAATATTGAGCTTTTTGGAGTTGATACTGTAAGAGAATCTGATGGTTTGGCAAAAAGCAGTAGAAATATGTACTTAAATGAAAAAGAGAGAAAATCTGCTGTTTTATTAAGTAAGGCACTTTTTTATGTACGGGATCATGTTTCTGAATTTTCAAACAGTTCCCATATGCTAGAAGTGGCAAAAAGTATCATTGAATCAGATGGTAGTTTTAAAATTGAGTATCTAGATTTGAGAGAGTGCGAAACGCTAAAAGAGATATCTGATTTCAAACCAAGGATGGTCCTTTTAGTTGCTGCAAGAATTGGTACCACGCGATTAATTGACAATATAGAAATAGAAATGGATTAA
- the panB gene encoding 3-methyl-2-oxobutanoate hydroxymethyltransferase, whose protein sequence is MVKRNTITDIQKKYCSGEKLAVLTAYDHSVARLVDSAGIDMILVGDSLGMVVQGHNSTIPVELDHIMYHTEIVVRSTEKAFIIADMPFMSYQISHEEAIRNALTIIKKTGCNAVKIEGAGFNIPIIERLTEVGIPVMGHLGLQPQSVNILGGYPVQGREKAEAMKMIEDARKLEKAGVFSIVLEKVSSDLTAEITSMLNIPTIGIGSGSDCSGQVLVVNDMLGMDEYIKFKFVRKYADLSNVITNAVKEYISDVKEMKFPAQGESF, encoded by the coding sequence ATGGTTAAAAGAAATACTATAACAGATATCCAGAAAAAATACTGTTCTGGTGAAAAACTTGCGGTTCTTACAGCTTATGATCATTCAGTAGCCAGACTGGTAGATTCTGCAGGTATTGACATGATTCTTGTTGGCGATTCACTCGGTATGGTTGTTCAGGGTCATAATTCGACAATTCCTGTGGAACTGGATCATATAATGTATCATACTGAAATTGTTGTTCGCAGTACTGAAAAAGCCTTTATCATAGCTGATATGCCTTTTATGAGTTATCAGATTAGTCATGAAGAAGCAATTAGAAATGCTCTGACAATCATAAAAAAAACAGGCTGTAATGCTGTTAAAATTGAGGGAGCAGGTTTCAATATTCCAATCATTGAAAGACTTACTGAGGTAGGTATTCCAGTTATGGGGCATCTTGGTTTACAGCCACAATCGGTCAATATTTTGGGTGGTTATCCTGTGCAGGGAAGAGAAAAAGCTGAAGCTATGAAAATGATTGAAGATGCCAGAAAACTTGAAAAGGCTGGTGTATTTTCCATAGTGCTTGAAAAAGTATCTTCAGATCTAACTGCAGAAATAACTTCAATGCTTAACATCCCAACAATAGGAATTGGATCTGGAAGTGACTGTAGTGGACAGGTACTTGTGGTAAATGACATGTTAGGAATGGATGAGTATATAAAATTTAAATTTGTTCGCAAGTATGCTGATTTATCAAATGTAATAACAAATGCTGTAAAAGAATACATAAGTGACGTTAAAGAGATGAAATTTCCAGCTCAAGGAGAATCATTTTGA
- a CDS encoding transporter substrate-binding domain-containing protein yields the protein MKEIIKMKNLLIILLLVAVIFTIIVFIPTNNVLTEDEISWIKSKKVIKFISQTEYAPFEFIDESGSSAGMCIELATWISTEFGFKAEFSDTSFSVAQEMVQNGDADVLTSFFYSTERDKIFEFSNVIWEIPAYIFVKNERPDILELKDLNGKKIGIQRKDYAFKYLEDRGINYISIDCNSFKEAAELLVRGEVDAVIGDYQIMLYNFFKTNTQNLVKTVSKPQYIGENCMAVKENQDILIRILNKGIRLASERGIFKNIDQKWTGSSIDTEVTFLQKNLSSIIITFVIVLTIVFFIAVWNFQLRMIIKRKTLLLMESNERYKTLFNNADYAVFIHDRFGKIIDVNDKMIEIYEVDSREKALGYSIDKDYSDNESNDLLSLKRIWNKVMEGETIEFDWKAKKIKSGSTFDVRVTLKPLLLNKQKIILATVKDVSNQKMMEKQLIQSQKMETIGHLSSGLAHDFNNILSGVTGALSMLKYKYKNKDFSEEVFDKYMGIIEESAYRAKKVISTLLTLAKKKEDNFEVVSISDVIKNVIEFTSNTFDKSVNVVFTNKIGKNAYINGNQAQLDQVFLNLLINAEHAVTIMRELNEKWGGTISINVDDCGMDDIKNNNLPDGNYMKISISDDGIGMDEETLNSIFTPFYSKKKTNKGSGLGLLMVYNIIEIHKGIIRVFSKPKKGSSFIIYLPKADFVEREILEKREIEAFDSSVYHCMVVDDEKNIRLLVKDFLSTLGFKHSIAATAKEALKILEENKDIDLIILDVAMPEMDGKETFIEMNKLKKDLKFLLSTGLIKDNRIEELRDLGVKHVLQKPYNINEFYEYVKKALID from the coding sequence TTGAAAGAGATCATCAAAATGAAAAATCTTCTGATTATATTGCTTTTAGTTGCTGTTATCTTCACAATAATAGTTTTTATACCAACAAATAATGTTTTAACAGAAGATGAGATTTCCTGGATAAAATCCAAGAAGGTTATCAAATTTATCAGTCAAACTGAATACGCTCCATTTGAATTTATTGATGAGTCTGGCTCAAGTGCGGGGATGTGTATTGAGCTTGCGACCTGGATTTCTACAGAGTTCGGATTTAAAGCCGAATTTTCTGATACTAGTTTTAGTGTTGCTCAAGAGATGGTACAAAATGGTGACGCTGACGTTTTAACAAGTTTTTTTTATAGCACTGAAAGAGATAAAATCTTTGAATTCTCTAATGTAATTTGGGAAATACCTGCATATATTTTTGTTAAAAATGAAAGACCTGATATTCTGGAGCTTAAAGATCTAAATGGAAAAAAAATAGGAATCCAAAGGAAGGATTATGCTTTTAAATATTTGGAAGATCGAGGAATAAATTACATTTCAATAGATTGCAATAGTTTTAAAGAAGCAGCTGAATTACTAGTTAGAGGTGAAGTAGATGCTGTCATTGGTGATTATCAGATCATGCTCTATAATTTTTTCAAGACAAATACTCAAAATTTAGTCAAAACAGTATCTAAGCCGCAATATATTGGTGAAAATTGTATGGCAGTTAAAGAAAATCAGGATATCCTGATTCGAATTTTGAATAAAGGTATCAGGTTAGCCTCTGAAAGAGGTATTTTTAAAAATATTGATCAGAAGTGGACTGGAAGTTCAATTGATACAGAAGTAACTTTTTTACAAAAAAATCTATCTTCAATAATTATCACATTCGTAATTGTACTAACAATTGTTTTTTTTATAGCTGTATGGAATTTTCAATTAAGGATGATTATTAAGAGGAAAACATTACTTCTGATGGAGTCAAATGAAAGGTACAAAACACTATTCAATAATGCAGATTATGCGGTTTTTATTCATGATAGATTTGGAAAAATTATAGATGTAAACGACAAAATGATTGAGATATATGAGGTAGATTCTAGAGAAAAGGCACTTGGATATTCCATCGATAAAGATTATTCTGATAACGAAAGTAATGATCTCTTGAGTTTGAAAAGAATTTGGAATAAAGTTATGGAAGGGGAGACTATTGAATTTGATTGGAAAGCAAAGAAGATCAAATCTGGATCTACTTTTGATGTAAGAGTCACCCTAAAACCGCTTTTACTTAATAAGCAAAAAATTATTCTTGCTACTGTAAAAGATGTTTCAAATCAAAAAATGATGGAAAAACAATTGATACAATCTCAAAAAATGGAGACTATTGGTCACTTATCAAGTGGATTGGCTCATGATTTTAACAATATCTTGTCAGGAGTAACTGGTGCTTTATCTATGTTGAAATATAAATATAAGAATAAAGATTTTTCTGAAGAGGTTTTTGATAAATACATGGGTATAATCGAAGAGTCTGCGTATAGAGCAAAAAAAGTTATCTCTACTTTATTAACTTTAGCTAAGAAAAAAGAGGATAATTTTGAAGTTGTTTCAATATCAGATGTTATAAAGAATGTTATAGAATTCACATCCAATACTTTTGATAAATCTGTAAATGTAGTTTTTACAAACAAAATTGGTAAGAATGCTTATATTAATGGTAATCAGGCTCAGTTAGATCAGGTGTTTTTAAATCTATTAATAAATGCTGAACATGCTGTAACTATTATGAGAGAACTTAATGAAAAGTGGGGTGGTACTATTTCAATCAATGTAGACGATTGCGGTATGGATGATATCAAAAACAATAATCTGCCTGATGGAAATTATATGAAAATTTCTATTTCTGATGATGGTATAGGAATGGATGAAGAAACTTTGAATAGCATTTTCACACCTTTCTATTCAAAGAAGAAAACAAATAAAGGTTCAGGTCTTGGACTTCTGATGGTTTACAATATAATAGAAATACATAAGGGAATAATTAGAGTCTTTTCAAAACCTAAAAAAGGATCATCATTTATCATTTATCTTCCCAAAGCTGATTTTGTTGAGAGAGAAATATTGGAGAAAAGAGAGATTGAAGCTTTTGATAGTTCGGTTTATCATTGTATGGTTGTTGATGATGAAAAAAATATTCGTCTTTTGGTAAAAGATTTTTTATCAACTCTTGGATTCAAACATAGTATCGCAGCTACTGCAAAAGAGGCTTTAAAAATTCTTGAAGAAAATAAAGATATTGACTTGATTATCTTAGATGTGGCGATGCCCGAGATGGATGGAAAAGAAACTTTTATTGAAATGAATAAATTGAAAAAAGATTTAAAATTTCTTTTATCAACCGGTCTGATAAAGGATAATCGTATTGAGGAATTACGAGATCTTGGTGTTAAACATGTTTTACAGAAACCATACAACATTAATGAATTTTATGAATATGTAAAGAAAGCACTTATAGATTAG
- a CDS encoding peptidylprolyl isomerase, with amino-acid sequence MIKYFLVLVVFCFCLNAQNLATWHTSMGDFTAELREDLVPITANNFADLALSNFYNNLIFHRVIDDFMIQDGCPNGNGTGGPGYTIPDEFHPDLLHDSEGVLSMANAGPNTGGSQYFITLVPTTWLDYHHAVFGRIIDGIENVQAIGDVETDANDKPIVDVNIFSITMSGIRILDPIEDFQLSRNFKSSFDLSECFQVYSDLTPEYAVVSENSEAVVATVVGNTLYIEAGSSFGNSKIIVTASSENFTRSFEFVASNQSDKPLIGYGNCYSLDGFDDYFDFGNDTSLNEFESFTISMMVKFDEIKSAGLINKGLGPNTGNGWSLELRPSGALKFKLRGEDNSNRSINSNCLVTQGNWYSIAITYDKTFLTIYINGVEDNTISFGTQSGVKEDTNRSLIIGSSVSGFFKGCIDNVSIWNNVPDLDQIWNLASETINHDEPTLVASWLFNEGYGSQTEDIKGVSNGVIENGDNMNWRLNDRGIEYLSLVLPTINSYLPAGSLFEDVAFEIIDNPSHGSFEQINLSTGEFEYTISDYHETDSFSYRLNYLDGTSSDIMNCEINFVTLGADDVVNPEVNIIKAYPNPFNPVCIIVFTSNKENFGDLKIINRNGETVLSENIRIDKGENNISFNGKNLSSGVYFVKLNIDGREHIVKTILMK; translated from the coding sequence ATGATCAAATATTTTCTAGTTTTAGTTGTATTTTGCTTTTGTCTTAATGCACAAAATCTTGCTACATGGCATACAAGTATGGGTGATTTTACGGCTGAGTTAAGGGAAGATTTGGTTCCTATAACAGCAAATAATTTTGCAGATCTTGCTTTGTCAAATTTTTATAATAATTTGATTTTTCATAGAGTGATAGATGATTTTATGATTCAGGATGGTTGTCCAAATGGTAACGGTACCGGTGGACCAGGTTATACCATACCAGATGAGTTTCATCCAGATTTATTGCATGATAGCGAAGGTGTTTTATCGATGGCTAATGCAGGTCCCAATACAGGAGGATCTCAATACTTTATAACATTAGTTCCAACAACCTGGCTTGATTATCATCATGCAGTTTTTGGTCGTATAATAGATGGAATAGAAAATGTTCAAGCTATTGGAGATGTTGAAACAGATGCAAATGATAAACCCATAGTCGATGTAAATATTTTCTCAATTACGATGAGTGGAATCAGAATTCTAGATCCAATCGAGGATTTTCAATTATCTCGAAATTTCAAATCTAGTTTTGATCTTTCCGAATGCTTCCAAGTTTACAGCGACTTAACGCCTGAGTACGCTGTTGTTTCTGAGAATTCAGAAGCTGTTGTAGCAACAGTAGTCGGAAACACTTTATATATTGAAGCTGGATCGAGTTTTGGAAACTCAAAAATTATTGTGACTGCATCTTCTGAAAATTTCACAAGGTCATTTGAATTTGTAGCTTCTAACCAATCCGATAAACCTCTAATTGGTTATGGTAATTGCTATTCTCTAGATGGATTTGATGATTATTTTGATTTTGGAAATGATACATCTTTGAATGAATTTGAATCATTTACTATTAGTATGATGGTGAAATTTGATGAAATTAAAAGTGCTGGTCTTATAAATAAAGGTCTAGGACCAAATACTGGAAATGGTTGGTCTTTAGAACTTAGACCAAGCGGTGCTCTAAAGTTTAAATTGAGAGGAGAAGATAACTCAAATAGATCTATAAATAGTAATTGTTTAGTTACACAAGGAAATTGGTATAGTATAGCAATAACTTATGATAAAACTTTTCTTACAATATATATAAATGGTGTTGAAGATAACACAATATCATTCGGTACACAGTCTGGAGTTAAAGAGGATACGAATCGTTCTCTTATTATTGGAAGTTCTGTTTCTGGATTTTTCAAAGGATGTATTGACAATGTCAGTATTTGGAATAATGTACCAGACTTAGATCAAATTTGGAATCTTGCTTCTGAAACAATAAACCATGATGAACCTACTTTAGTAGCATCTTGGTTATTCAATGAAGGCTATGGATCTCAAACAGAAGATATCAAAGGTGTTAGTAATGGTGTTATTGAGAATGGCGATAATATGAATTGGAGATTAAATGATCGCGGAATTGAATACTTATCATTAGTATTACCTACTATCAATTCTTATTTACCAGCTGGTTCATTATTTGAAGATGTAGCTTTTGAAATAATAGATAATCCATCGCATGGAAGCTTTGAGCAAATAAATCTATCAACTGGAGAATTTGAGTATACTATTTCAGATTATCATGAAACGGACTCATTTTCTTACAGATTGAATTATTTAGACGGAACAAGTAGTGATATAATGAATTGCGAAATCAATTTTGTTACGCTTGGTGCAGACGATGTAGTAAATCCTGAAGTGAATATCATCAAAGCTTATCCAAATCCTTTCAATCCTGTATGTATTATTGTTTTTACGAGCAATAAAGAAAATTTCGGGGATTTAAAAATTATTAACAGAAATGGCGAGACAGTACTTTCTGAAAATATTAGAATTGATAAAGGTGAGAACAATATCTCATTTAATGGTAAAAATCTTTCAAGTGGTGTCTATTTTGTAAAGCTAAATATAGATGGAAGAGAACATATAGTTAAAACCATTCTGATGAAATAG
- a CDS encoding transporter substrate-binding domain-containing protein, protein MKNSFLINLLLMLFFCFCYSREAVELNLVTLQYPPYQFEEDGVVKGVVIDLLKETFKRMDQPYKITVLPWARAIKYIEYGEVDGIFTIYKTREREAFADYSTEVLMPQVISLFVRSDSNIEFYGDLSKLSRYKIGVVRSVSYGIYFDKAIKDGTFRSIKEVAVGEENFKGLDTGLIDIVVSNKFGGVDIINELKLNNNIKMLSFDLDSVSSYIAFSKEKNLTKTRDKFDLVLKKMKADGSYSRIIENYFKKVK, encoded by the coding sequence ATGAAAAATTCTTTCCTAATAAATTTACTTTTAATGCTATTTTTTTGTTTTTGTTATAGTCGTGAAGCAGTAGAACTAAATTTAGTTACGTTACAATATCCACCTTATCAATTTGAAGAAGATGGTGTTGTGAAAGGCGTAGTTATAGATTTATTGAAAGAGACTTTCAAAAGAATGGATCAACCTTACAAAATTACAGTATTACCTTGGGCAAGAGCTATAAAGTATATTGAATATGGTGAGGTAGATGGTATATTCACTATTTATAAAACAAGAGAAAGAGAAGCTTTTGCTGATTATTCAACAGAAGTTTTAATGCCACAGGTAATTTCACTTTTTGTTAGAAGTGATTCAAACATTGAGTTTTACGGAGATCTGTCGAAACTGTCAAGATATAAAATAGGTGTTGTTAGAAGTGTGAGTTATGGTATTTATTTTGATAAAGCTATTAAAGATGGAACTTTCAGAAGTATTAAAGAGGTCGCAGTTGGTGAAGAGAATTTTAAAGGTTTAGATACTGGACTTATTGACATTGTTGTTAGCAACAAGTTTGGAGGAGTAGATATTATCAATGAACTAAAATTGAATAATAATATTAAAATGTTAAGTTTTGATTTAGATAGTGTTTCTAGTTATATAGCCTTTTCAAAAGAAAAGAATTTAACTAAAACAAGAGACAAGTTTGATTTAGTACTAAAAAAAATGAAAGCAGACGGTAGTTACAGTAGGATAATTGAGAACTATTTCAAAAAAGTAAAATAA